Below is a genomic region from Haliotis asinina isolate JCU_RB_2024 chromosome 14, JCU_Hal_asi_v2, whole genome shotgun sequence.
CCTAGCTTTGGCTGGCGGAAACAAAAATGTGCTCTTTCTTATTGTGGATGATCTACGGCCACAGCTAGGATGCTACGAAGATCAACACTTCCCATCCCCGACCCACCCCAAGATGCACACACCCAATCTGGATGCGCTTGCAAAGAAGAGTCTTCTGTTAACTCGAGGCTATTGTCAGTACGCTTTGTGTGGACCCAGCAGAGCTTCGGTGCTGACTGGGAGACGACCGGACTCAACGCATGTTTATAACCTTCGACAATACTGGAGAGAAGTGGGAGGGAACTTTACAACTATCCCCCAGTATTTCAaggaacatgggtacaatactgTAGGAATGGGGAAGATTTTCCATCCTGGCGCTTCATCTGGAGACAAAGATCCTGTCTCCTGGTCTGATGGGAAGCCCAATGTTGATTTTCAGGGAGACCGTCAACCATATCTTGACTACACACTGGTAAAAGCTATTACTGAATCGGAGCTACTCCAGAATCCTCTGAGTGAAACTATGCTTGCCAACCATGCCATTGATACGGTAAAACACGTTTCTCACAAGGCAAAATCTGGACAACAGAATTTCTTTGTAGCTGTTGGCTTTCACAAACCACATATTCCTTGGCATTGCCCTGCAAAATACTTAAACTACTATCCAACACATTCTGTAAAGCCACCGTCAAATATGTACCCTCCAAAGAATATGCCTCTCGTTGCCTGGCATTACTATAAAGGACTGGGTAATTACGACGACGTGAAAGAATTGAATTTGACTGATATTGGAAACGTTGGATTCCATTTCCCAAATGACACGGTTGTAAAGCTTCGTCAGGCCTACTATGCCTGTGTCAGTTGGATTGATGACGAGATTGGGCGCATCCTGAAAACCCTGGAAGACGAGGGACTAGCTGATGATACCATTGTCTCCTTCTGGGGGGATCACGGCTGGGCACTAGGGGAAAATGGAGAATGGGAGAAACAAACCAATTTCGAGATCGGAACACATGTCCCTTTCATGGTTCGAGTTCCTGGTCTCACCGACCATGGCATCAAGACAGACAAACTTACTGAACTGGTGGATCTTTTCCCAACGCTGGTAGAAGCTGCAGGATTACCGAAGCTCTCTCGGTGCCTATCAAATGAACACGATGTTAAAGTTTGTGCTGAAGGTGACAGTATGGTTCCGCTGATGAAAAATCCAAATGATGGCGCTTGGAAGCAAGCAGTCTTCTCTCAATATTCTCATAGCCTAGAAGACAGTGGCCCGTACATGGGCTACACAATCAAGACAGATAGATACCGTTACACTGAATGGCCGCAGTTTGACTTCAGCCTCTATCTACCAGACTGGGACAAACAACAAGGTGCTGAGTTGTATGACCATCTAACTGATCCCTGGGAAACAGAAAACAGAGCCAACAACCAGGCTTACCTTTCCATACGTCAACAACTCAGTCGGCAACTGCGGGCAGGATGGAGAAACATAGGTACTCACGGAGGGCCATTGGTTGGATGATCCGTTTTCCCTTGTAAATTCCCACTGAATAAATTTTGCAAGATACTGCGTATTTGTGCAAATGGCCACTAGTTTAAGCCTACACGAGCTAGGAGGAGCTCCAGTTCAGTCATTCATGAGGTGACAGGAAGACCAGTTTTGACATACACGAGGTGGGAAAGACATATCGTATCGTCACATGTTTTCGCTCGTCATATGTTTCTGCTCTGCCATTCTTACATCGCGATTATTTCGTGAGTTTACGCGATATGACGTCATCACCTCTGCGTTTATCAACAATGCAGTCCCTAGGTTCGAAGACAAAAATGCTGCGAATCAAGTTACTAAACTTAAGGtcttttttcagaaatattggaagcataagtacatgtattttaatCCAGGATTATAAAAGCAACTTACTACTGTGAGTAATAACAATTATGAGCTTGTAAAATCAGAGGGTGGAAGCGTTTCTACTGTCGATGGACAGTGAAAGTAGAACACTTGACCCAAGAGTAAAGGCGGGTTTTTTCTCGCTTTTTTTCAGTAAATCAGGTTTTGCCATTTGGCAAACGGGTCTAGAAATTTACAGATCTTTCTGTAATAGCTTGACACCCTCTATAATCTATATTTATTGCAACTGCGCGATAAACGAGGACGCTCTCCTGAGTGTCGAAACAAGATCGCCGAAAATGATCATTTCAACGAGATGTATGACATCCTCAGGAGTAGATGTGCCCCTTTTTAGTTGTCAATGCTTAGATATAGTTATTTTAGAACTTCATTCCCAGTGCAGACTTTCTTGCGTCAGTACTTCTCCAAATATCGTGGAAAACTCGCACTGTACATTTTTTGGGGGTTGGTCACATTTAGCAAACAGAATCTTCATTGCGTTGTGATTTCGCTGTCGAGAGAGTTGACAGATAGTTTTAACCGTCATGTCATCAAACGTTATTCTAGTGGTATTTGTTGTGAATGAGAATGCTTTGTTCATGATTGTTGTAGATTCTGAATAATATACTAATGGTAAAATGTCAGGCAACCCCATAATTTTCAGATGTTATGGAACATGAAATACCATTATCACCGCTAACGCTTTATGATGACACACATATTGGTggatgtcaaccaaatcagcaagcctgaccacccgatcccgctagtcgcctcttccgacaagcatatcCGCGCCATGTTTGCAGTGAAATGAAGTGTCATAAAATTTGCATTGTGCAAGTCACAAGTATCCACGTGAATAATGAATTCTGGTCTCATTCTGTTGAGTGCGTTTGAGTGAAGTTTTCGTTTATCTTTACATGTGCAAACGCAGTTGATACAAATCTGATTACCTACGAAGAAAGCATAATGAACATATATGTCATTGCTTTTTACTTTTTACCATATGTGCATTTGTTTGATATGTTTATGGTTTCaggaatgttttttttcaagttgAATGAGTCGCTCATACCAGTCGATTGTTGTCAAACATACAAACTACAAAgaggttccgtcctattgcgcaacttagtgcaaTAACCAATACAGAATTTTGGGACCAACTCATTCAGctggatatataaatatttatcaatattattCGACACATCTAATcaattgtatattgcaacaccgCACTCTTTATATTTCATCGTGCAGCACATGCTCTGCAAAAGTGTACCTAATTTGTCGTGCCTTTCAAAATGCAAGAGCAGTTAAAAATGTCagtaagtgtgtgagtgagtttagtgtgcgccgcttttagcaatattccagcaataccacggcgagAGAacccagaaatgggtttcacatattgtaaccatgtgaggaatcgaacccggccaTTCGGTGTGAAgagcgatcgctttaaccactaggctaccctaatCCTCCATTGGCAGGGAATACACCTGCGACATGACAAAAAATATAGAAGTAGTTGATTTTGTGAATGTTTAATGCCGCTCTTAGCATTAATCCGACTATCTAGCTCCTGTCTGTAATACATCGAGTCAAGAAATAGTAAATCTGTGcagttgttttgtttaaattcaGATATATAAAACAGACATGGAATTTCTCACATATCAACGTGACACAAGATTGTATTGGCTAATCTGACTGTTGAAGAGGTCGCCATTCCCTGGCGGCAACCACGTCATTTACAGAACAAGGTCAATAGACGAAATTGAATAACTGACAATATGTAGACAAGGTAAGCTGCGGTTGAAGCATggctttgtgagtgagtgagtgagtgagtgagtgagtgagtgagtgagtgagtgagtgagtgagtgagtgagtgagtgagtgagtgagtgagtgagtgagtgagtgagtgagtgagtgagtgatagcgGGTGTGCTTTAATGTTTAACC
It encodes:
- the LOC137261951 gene encoding iduronate 2-sulfatase-like → MNPAALVLTFSCLALAGGNKNVLFLIVDDLRPQLGCYEDQHFPSPTHPKMHTPNLDALAKKSLLLTRGYCQYALCGPSRASVLTGRRPDSTHVYNLRQYWREVGGNFTTIPQYFKEHGYNTVGMGKIFHPGASSGDKDPVSWSDGKPNVDFQGDRQPYLDYTLVKAITESELLQNPLSETMLANHAIDTVKHVSHKAKSGQQNFFVAVGFHKPHIPWHCPAKYLNYYPTHSVKPPSNMYPPKNMPLVAWHYYKGLGNYDDVKELNLTDIGNVGFHFPNDTVVKLRQAYYACVSWIDDEIGRILKTLEDEGLADDTIVSFWGDHGWALGENGEWEKQTNFEIGTHVPFMVRVPGLTDHGIKTDKLTELVDLFPTLVEAAGLPKLSRCLSNEHDVKVCAEGDSMVPLMKNPNDGAWKQAVFSQYSHSLEDSGPYMGYTIKTDRYRYTEWPQFDFSLYLPDWDKQQGAELYDHLTDPWETENRANNQAYLSIRQQLSRQLRAGWRNIGTHGGPLVG